TAGGTCGAAAAGGAGTGCGCGTCCGAGCCAGCGCAGCGCAACGTACAAGCCTGGGTCCCCGAACGGGCCATTGATCAGGCGGGGCAAGAAAGAAGACTTCACTGCCCGAACTTACCCTTCACCCTGTAGCTCGGCGACGATCAGGGCAGCAGCCTCTTGGAACATCTCTTGAAGGACTTGCTTCAGGCTTTTCTGCGGATCTTCGAGCTTGGCGACGAGGGCCGACAACACCGCAAAGTACCGCTCCTTTTGCTGAGGCGGCATGCTGGCCAAGCGGGCTTCCATTGCAGCGATCAACCGGTGCTGCGTCATGACGATGTCCCCGTCCAGGACGCGCATTGCTTGCTCTGCGAGACTGTCTGACTTGGGCACGACGGTGTCGATATCTTGCTACCCAAACCGTTTCAAGGTAAGCGCGCCCCGTCCTGTTCCTTACAGAAGTCACGCGAAGGACGCGGAATGGTCAGGCGAAGGTTGTGCGGGTGCGCGGCGGTGATTGGCGGCCTGGTCCTGCTGTGGGCGGGAGCGAGACCGGCGTCGGCTTATCGTGTGGAGTGGGCGGGGAGGCGGCTCGATTTGGGTATGAGCTTGACGGCGCGCGAGGTGCTGGAGGAAAACCGCTCCACGCAACACGAGCGAACTCTGGGGAAAGCACGCTTTACCCCCCGGCTGGAGTGGAGTCGTTCTGTGCGCTTTGCCGCAAGCATTTCTGGATACGTCGGTGGTCCGACCATGTTGGCCCAACGTGGCGGCGTGCTGCACTGGCGCAAGGTGTTCCAGAACTTGTCCCCAGCAGTGGACTTCGAGGAGTTTTACTTGGATGGCTCTTACGGCCCATGGGATGTACGCTTGGGCAAACAGCGCATTGCTTGGGGGAAGCTGGACCGGTTTTCGCCGGTGGACGTGTGGAACACACTGGCGTATTTCGATCCGTTTCTACTCGAGGAAAGCGAAAGGAAACTGGCCACGCCGGCATTGACCGCGGCCTACAGTGTTCCTCAGCCGCCGGGATTGGACGACCTTCGCGTGCAAGTCGCTTGGGTCCCACTGTACTTGCCTTACCGTTTTCCGGATGCGCGGTGCGACTTTTCAGAAAGCGGCAAGTCGGTTTGCCGTTCCGAGCGTTGGTTCCCCCAGGCCGCGGTGCCACCGCCAATTTTCGTCATTCCTGCTGGACTTCTGCCTGCACCCGGCGGGGGACGCAGTCCCGAAGTTGCCGTTCCTTTGGCGTTTCGAGTCCGGAACGAGGCACCGAGGGCCACCCTACGCGACGGCTCGTTCGGAGCGCGAGTGTCCGCGACGGTCCGAGGAGTGGACAGCGCGGCGTATTACTTTCATGGTTACGACATTCAACCTGCGTTTCTCTTCGAAGCCTGGGCAACGGGCCAACCCGACCCTAACCCAAATAACCCGCTGCACGTTACCAGTCTGACGGGTCGGACGTTTCTGAGCCCTGTCTTTAAGACCATTGATCTGTGGGGTCTTGACCTGGCTCACTCCCGTGGCCCGTTTGTGTTTCGAGTCGAAGGAGCATTTGTCAGCGGGCGCCCCTACGCGCGCGAGATTCGAAGCTTGCTTGCTGCATCCCCTGCGTTTGCTGCGGAAGTCGTACGTGCGCTGGGGGACCTTGCCCGCGGTGCCGGGGCGACGAAAGTGTCGTTACCCGCGTCGTTCGTGACCCGAGACGGGTTCGAGTGGGGTGTGGGCGCGGACTACCAGCACCGAGGTTGGACGTTTATCGCCCAAGCCAACCAAACCGCACTACTAAAAAGCGCCAAAGCGGCGAATCTGTTGATCCAGGATGTGGATACGCGGCTTTTCCTCACGGTTCGAAGAAACTTCTTGTCCGAGCGGCTGCAGGCCAATTTCCTGGGCGGTTACGGCATTGACAGCAGTTACACATTTACTCGTCCCCGCCTCAGATATCGCTGGAACGATTGGCTCTGGAGCGAAGTGGGCTACTTGTTCATCGCGGGTAGAAGACAGTCCGTAATCGGACAGTATCGGCGAAATGACGAGGGTTGGGTGAGTGTATCGGTACAGTTCTGAGTGGACCGTCGTGGTGGCGAACGGGCGCATTACCGGAAGGCGTGAAGCAAATTACCCGTGAGGCCAAACGGGTTTCGGCACGTCTACGCTAGATCTTCCAAAACGAGCTTGGCGACGCGACGGCCAAGCTCCACGGCGTAATTGGTTCCGCGATCCCAGGGGTAAACCTGGCTCATGGACGCGAAGTAAAGCCCGCGGATAGGGGTTCTTACATCGGGAATGTTTCGAGAATGCCCGACCGGGGGAATCGGTTGCGCATAGGTGGTTTTCCAAAGCCAGGATTTTCGCACCCAGCTTGGATCGAACGCAGGATTGAAGCGGGGAAAGGCGGCGAGAAACCGATCCAGTAGCTCCTCATGCGATAGGCGAAAGTACTCGTGACTTGGATCCAGGTAGTCGCCGCAGTAGACCAGGTGGTCGCCGCCAAAGTGTTGTGCCGGAACGAAGTTCGTGTGCTCGACCAAGGCCAAAAACGGAAAGCCCGCAGCCTTGGGAAGATTGTGCCAATAGTAGCGGGTCAAGGGACGATCGAGAGCGACGATCAGGACCACGGCACCAAGCGAACGGAGAGACTTGAGCTGCTCGCTGTAGCTGGATGGCAATGCAGGAATTATCCGGGCAGCCAATGCGGGAGAGGAGGTACAGATCACCGCATCGAAGTCTGCCTGTTCCTGCAAAGTTTCTACCGCCAGTCCTCCTTGCCTTGCCGGTGTCACCCCTGTGACCGTCGTTTTCAGGTGAAACTGCACGCCATGATTCCGGAGCACGTCGCCAAAACGATCGAAAAAGGCTTGGAAGCCGCCAATGAATGTTCCGAGACGCGTCGTGCGAGATTTGATCCGAGCCCAGAACCAAGCCATGTTCACAATGTCCGCATTTTCCTCGCCGAACTTGCCGATGAGCATGGGCTCCCAGACCGCTTCGTAAATCCGGTTTCCAGCCCACCG
This genomic interval from Candidatus Binatia bacterium contains the following:
- a CDS encoding oxidoreductase, which encodes MRVAIIGAGPAGLAAAYDLARAGQDVTVFEGAENLGGLAGGFREPHWDWSVEKFYHHWFQSDRAILGLIRELGWEKDVIFPRPYTVLYHDGEFYPADSLSTAARFFFPRFPVHDVVRFGLVGLYLRLTPWWRSLERVPASQWLRRWAGNRIYEAVWEPMLIGKFGEENADIVNMAWFWARIKSRTTRLGTFIGGFQAFFDRFGDVLRNHGVQFHLKTTVTGVTPARQGGLAVETLQEQADFDAVICTSSPALAARIIPALPSSYSEQLKSLRSLGAVVLIVALDRPLTRYYWHNLPKAAGFPFLALVEHTNFVPAQHFGGDHLVYCGDYLDPSHEYFRLSHEELLDRFLAAFPRFNPAFDPSWVRKSWLWKTTYAQPIPPVGHSRNIPDVRTPIRGLYFASMSQVYPWDRGTNYAVELGRRVAKLVLEDLA